From the genome of Gemmatimonas phototrophica, one region includes:
- a CDS encoding RagB/SusD family nutrient uptake outer membrane protein, translated as MKNSRTLRTASLWRAGRISAALLAAPVTVFSLQGCTDLEETPTSAITPNNFYKNNVEVLGGLASVYASLRSTMWGYYNLSQVSSDETVVPTRGSDWFDNGRWLDLYRHTWTPTSGSGLEDISGVWNDLFSGVARSNVVLGALETTEVPNKAAVVAELRTLRAFYYYLLMDFFGGVPIVTTTEVKPREQASRAEVFAFIEKELTESRASLPATWPAESYGRMTQGVVDAMLANMYLNAQVFTGTVTPTGLTRGAAKWNEAVTAADRVLNSGRYSLAGNWRANFSPTNESSPENIMVVRMTSSIPGIGMSLQMRGLHYNSFSLSPWNGFATIATTYNSFDAADDRRGVFLVGPQVNLETGAPINDRAGNPLIFTPEIVDVTQAKENEGARIYKYPIDPTAKDGDSHGNDFVYFRLAEMIMVKAEALNELGQTGTAVSLVNQVRARAFSPAKPLPTSISQAALREAIFNERLYEFIGEAKRRQDMIRAGTYTNARLFKQASSPYRILMPIPQNQIETNPLLKQNPGY; from the coding sequence ATGAAAAACTCCCGTACTCTCCGAACCGCGTCGTTGTGGCGCGCCGGTCGCATCAGCGCCGCGTTGTTGGCGGCGCCGGTGACGGTGTTCTCCCTGCAGGGGTGCACCGATCTTGAAGAAACGCCCACCAGCGCCATCACCCCCAACAACTTCTACAAGAACAACGTGGAAGTGCTTGGAGGGTTGGCCTCGGTGTATGCCTCGCTGCGCAGCACCATGTGGGGCTACTACAATCTCAGCCAGGTCTCGTCCGACGAAACGGTCGTGCCCACACGTGGCAGCGACTGGTTTGACAACGGCCGCTGGTTGGACCTGTACCGCCACACCTGGACGCCGACCTCGGGCTCTGGCCTCGAAGACATCTCGGGTGTCTGGAACGACCTGTTCAGCGGCGTTGCCCGTTCCAACGTGGTGCTCGGCGCGCTCGAGACCACTGAGGTCCCGAACAAGGCCGCGGTCGTCGCCGAACTGCGCACGCTGCGCGCGTTCTACTACTACCTGCTCATGGACTTCTTTGGCGGCGTGCCCATTGTCACGACCACCGAAGTCAAGCCTCGCGAACAGGCGTCGCGTGCCGAGGTGTTTGCCTTCATCGAGAAGGAACTCACTGAATCGCGTGCCTCGTTGCCGGCCACCTGGCCTGCCGAGAGCTATGGGCGCATGACGCAGGGCGTGGTGGATGCCATGCTCGCGAACATGTACCTGAACGCGCAGGTGTTCACCGGCACGGTGACGCCCACGGGTCTCACCCGTGGCGCCGCCAAGTGGAACGAAGCGGTCACGGCGGCGGATCGGGTGCTCAACTCGGGTCGCTACAGCCTTGCCGGCAACTGGCGCGCCAATTTCTCGCCGACGAACGAAAGTTCGCCCGAGAACATCATGGTGGTGCGCATGACGAGCTCGATTCCGGGTATCGGCATGTCGCTCCAGATGCGTGGCTTGCACTACAACTCGTTCAGCCTGTCGCCGTGGAACGGGTTTGCCACCATCGCCACCACGTACAACTCGTTCGATGCGGCTGACGATCGCCGTGGCGTGTTCCTCGTGGGTCCGCAGGTCAACCTGGAAACGGGTGCGCCCATCAACGACCGCGCTGGTAACCCGCTTATCTTCACGCCGGAAATTGTCGACGTGACGCAGGCGAAGGAGAACGAAGGGGCGCGTATCTACAAGTACCCCATCGATCCCACGGCCAAGGACGGCGACAGCCATGGCAACGACTTCGTCTACTTCCGCCTCGCGGAAATGATCATGGTCAAGGCTGAAGCGCTCAACGAACTGGGGCAGACGGGTACCGCCGTGAGTCTCGTGAACCAGGTGCGTGCCCGCGCTTTCTCGCCCGCCAAGCCGCTCCCGACCAGCATCTCGCAGGCAGCCCTGCGCGAAGCCATCTTCAACGAGCGTCTGTACGAGTTCATTGGTGAAGCCAAGCGCCGTCAGGACATGATCCGCGCCGGGACGTACACCAACGCCCGCCTCTTCAAGCAGGCGTCGTCGCCCTATCGCATCCTGATGCCGATTCCGCAGAACCAGATCGAAACCAACCCCCTGCTCAAGCAGAACCCCGGCTACTAA
- a CDS encoding MFS transporter, producing MSASAAGTAAAGAAAPATSAPTNFWAIWNMSFGFLGIQFGWGLQMANMSAIYEYLGAKPDEIPMLWLAAPLTGLIVQPIIGHLSDRTWSPRWGRRRPFFMIGAILSSLALIAMPNSSTLWMAAGLLWILDASINISMEPFRAFVADLLPANERTRGFAMQSLFIGLGAVIASAMPWMLTNWFGVAASTPGTIPTTVRLSFYVGAFAFFGAVMYTVLTTKEKPPEDLAAFEREKAASAGFAAGVRDIVAAAKAMPTTMKQLALVQVCTWLGLFCMWLYFGTAVATNVFGATDTSDPRYQQGVEWGGVCFGAYSAVTFLFSFFLPSLSKRFGPRTTHALCLLAGAAGLGSVSVITSPNLLLLSMVGVGIAWASTISMPYVMLSTSLPKGKTGVYMGLFNFFIVIPEIVASLGFGWVMNSMLNNNRMAAVVAGGAFMALAAVLVLRVQVPQETA from the coding sequence ATGAGCGCTTCCGCCGCTGGTACTGCCGCTGCAGGCGCCGCTGCGCCCGCCACCAGTGCGCCCACGAACTTCTGGGCCATCTGGAACATGAGCTTCGGGTTCCTCGGCATTCAGTTCGGCTGGGGACTGCAGATGGCGAACATGAGTGCCATCTACGAATACCTTGGTGCCAAGCCCGATGAAATCCCCATGCTCTGGCTGGCCGCGCCGCTCACGGGGCTCATCGTACAACCCATCATTGGGCACCTGAGCGATCGCACGTGGTCGCCCCGGTGGGGGCGTCGCCGACCGTTCTTCATGATCGGGGCGATTCTCAGTTCGCTGGCGCTCATTGCCATGCCCAACAGCAGTACGCTGTGGATGGCGGCCGGATTGCTCTGGATTCTCGACGCATCGATCAACATTTCCATGGAGCCGTTCCGCGCCTTTGTGGCCGATCTGCTCCCCGCCAACGAACGGACACGTGGCTTTGCCATGCAGTCGCTGTTCATTGGGCTGGGTGCGGTGATTGCGTCGGCCATGCCCTGGATGCTCACCAACTGGTTTGGCGTCGCGGCCAGCACACCGGGTACGATTCCCACCACCGTGCGCCTCTCGTTTTATGTCGGTGCCTTCGCCTTCTTCGGCGCGGTGATGTACACGGTGCTCACCACGAAGGAGAAGCCGCCGGAGGATCTGGCGGCGTTCGAGCGGGAAAAGGCGGCGAGTGCCGGTTTTGCCGCCGGCGTGCGTGACATTGTCGCCGCCGCCAAGGCCATGCCCACCACCATGAAGCAGCTGGCGCTGGTGCAGGTGTGCACCTGGCTGGGACTCTTCTGCATGTGGTTGTACTTCGGCACGGCGGTGGCGACCAACGTGTTTGGCGCGACCGACACCAGTGACCCGCGGTACCAGCAGGGTGTGGAGTGGGGCGGGGTGTGCTTTGGCGCCTACTCGGCCGTCACCTTCCTGTTCTCGTTCTTCCTGCCGTCGCTCTCGAAGCGCTTCGGCCCACGCACCACGCACGCACTCTGCCTGCTGGCCGGTGCCGCGGGGCTGGGCAGTGTGTCGGTCATTACCTCGCCCAACCTGCTGCTGCTGTCGATGGTGGGCGTGGGCATCGCGTGGGCGAGCACCATCTCCATGCCCTATGTGATGCTGTCCACGTCGCTGCCCAAGGGAAAGACCGGCGTGTACATGGGGCTCTTCAATTTCTTCATCGTCATTCCCGAGATCGTGGCCTCTCTGGGCTTTGGCTGGGTGATGAACAGCATGCTGAACAACAACCGCATGGCGGCTGTCGTGGCTGGCGGGGCGTTCATGGCGCTGGCCGCGGTACTGGTGCTGCGAGTACAGGTTCCGCAGGAGACCGCCTGA
- the malQ gene encoding 4-alpha-glucanotransferase codes for MLFPRAAGVLLHPTSLPGAGGIGDFGPDAHRFVQWLADAGMKIWQVLPLGPTGYGDSPYQCFSAFAGNPLLIHVPGFTGEPTSGNPHVVDFGAVIPAKQAALAAWLDTVPFTDEVRRFVQEQAHWLPDYALFMALKQAHGGVAWPQWDAGAAQREPEALRSWRATLAPEIDRIYKQQFVFFGQYQALRQACRDRGIKLMGDVPIYVAHDSADVWANPTQFQLHANGTLKVQAGVPPDYFSETGQLWGNPLYDWERMQADGYSWWIARMRAGLQQFDLVRLDHFRGFEAYWEIAGDAPTAVHGRWVKGPGASLFAALTAALGPMPIVAENLGLITPEVETLREQFHYPGMAILQFAFDGQDSNFIPHRYVRDLVVYTGTHDNDTTMGWWQSTGEGDSTRAADAVAREKDFAKRYLGTDGHEMHWVLIRAALASVASTVLVPLQDVLGVGSDARMNLPGRQAGNWGFRFTWAQLTPDLTERLRTLTTTYER; via the coding sequence ATGTTGTTCCCCCGCGCCGCTGGCGTTCTGCTTCATCCTACTTCACTTCCAGGCGCCGGCGGTATTGGCGACTTTGGCCCGGACGCGCATCGCTTTGTACAGTGGCTGGCCGATGCCGGCATGAAGATCTGGCAGGTGCTTCCCCTCGGTCCCACCGGCTACGGCGATTCCCCGTACCAGTGCTTTTCCGCGTTTGCCGGCAATCCGCTGCTCATTCACGTGCCCGGATTTACCGGCGAGCCGACGTCGGGCAATCCGCACGTCGTGGACTTCGGGGCGGTCATTCCGGCCAAGCAGGCGGCGCTCGCCGCGTGGCTGGACACCGTGCCGTTCACCGACGAGGTGCGCCGATTTGTCCAGGAGCAGGCGCACTGGCTCCCCGACTACGCGCTCTTCATGGCGCTCAAGCAGGCGCATGGCGGCGTGGCGTGGCCACAGTGGGATGCCGGCGCAGCGCAGCGCGAACCGGAGGCGTTGCGCAGCTGGCGGGCAACGCTGGCACCGGAAATTGACCGGATCTACAAGCAGCAGTTCGTGTTCTTTGGCCAGTATCAGGCGCTGCGGCAGGCCTGTCGCGACCGCGGCATCAAGCTCATGGGCGATGTGCCCATTTATGTAGCGCACGACTCTGCCGATGTGTGGGCCAACCCCACGCAGTTCCAGCTCCATGCCAACGGCACACTCAAGGTGCAGGCGGGAGTGCCGCCCGATTATTTCAGCGAAACCGGGCAGCTGTGGGGAAATCCGCTGTACGACTGGGAGCGGATGCAGGCCGACGGCTATTCGTGGTGGATCGCACGCATGCGCGCCGGGCTGCAGCAGTTTGATCTCGTGCGATTGGATCACTTCCGTGGTTTCGAAGCCTATTGGGAGATCGCCGGTGATGCGCCCACGGCCGTGCATGGCCGTTGGGTGAAGGGCCCCGGCGCCTCACTCTTCGCCGCGCTCACGGCGGCGTTGGGCCCCATGCCCATCGTGGCGGAGAATCTTGGGCTCATCACCCCGGAGGTGGAGACGCTGCGCGAGCAGTTCCACTACCCCGGCATGGCCATTCTGCAGTTCGCGTTCGACGGACAGGATTCCAACTTCATCCCCCATCGGTACGTGCGCGACCTGGTGGTCTACACCGGCACGCACGACAACGACACCACCATGGGCTGGTGGCAGTCCACCGGTGAGGGCGACTCCACGCGCGCCGCCGACGCGGTGGCCCGGGAGAAGGACTTCGCCAAACGCTACCTCGGGACCGATGGCCACGAGATGCATTGGGTGCTCATTCGCGCCGCGCTGGCATCGGTAGCCAGCACGGTGCTCGTTCCGTTGCAGGATGTGCTGGGCGTTGGGAGCGATGCCCGCATGAACCTGCCGGGGCGTCAGGCCGGCAATTGGGGTTTCCGCTTTACCTGGGCGCAGTTGACGCCCGATCTCACCGAGCGTCTGCGGACGCTCACGACGACCTACGAACGATGA
- a CDS encoding superinfection immunity protein — MLQTLLLLRALQEIEPPRGYTGGGVPKGGVMIIALILLYFLPTMLAHAGGKRRKLKITAINVLLGWTVIGWIASMLMVWAYEAPLEDEETLTP, encoded by the coding sequence ATGCTTCAGACCTTGCTTCTCCTTCGCGCGCTGCAGGAGATCGAACCGCCACGCGGGTATACCGGCGGAGGCGTCCCCAAGGGCGGCGTGATGATCATCGCCCTCATTTTGCTGTATTTCCTGCCGACGATGCTGGCGCATGCCGGCGGCAAACGTCGGAAGTTGAAGATCACGGCCATCAATGTGCTGCTGGGCTGGACCGTGATCGGATGGATTGCGTCGATGCTGATGGTGTGGGCCTACGAAGCGCCGTTGGAAGACGAGGAAACGTTGACCCCCTGA
- a CDS encoding GNAT family N-acetyltransferase, with protein sequence MLLLADVPLARRLERTEAHANAAFVEARASLSPDLGAEWIDVDGTWAMFDGVGSPLTQTFGLGLFSTPTDAQMDALQAFFGARGADVFHEVSPMADSVILSLLAARGYQAVEWSTVLVQAVRAPVVETPTTAITVRVTSADEADHWASIAAGGWGEHAEVAEFVRALGRVNARAQGTICFMAEEDGNAIATGGLHIYEGVALFAGASTLPHARNRGAQRALLDARLAYAHAAGCDLAMMGAAPGSSSQKNAQRAGFAVAYSRVKWMKGRG encoded by the coding sequence ATGCTTCTCCTTGCAGATGTGCCCCTCGCCCGTCGCCTTGAACGCACGGAGGCTCACGCCAACGCGGCGTTTGTCGAGGCTCGAGCCTCCCTGAGCCCCGATCTGGGCGCGGAATGGATTGATGTGGATGGCACGTGGGCCATGTTCGATGGCGTGGGATCGCCTCTCACACAGACCTTTGGGCTGGGGCTCTTCAGCACGCCCACCGATGCACAGATGGACGCGCTGCAGGCCTTCTTTGGCGCGCGCGGCGCGGATGTCTTCCATGAAGTGAGTCCGATGGCGGACTCCGTGATCCTGTCGCTGTTGGCGGCGCGCGGCTACCAAGCGGTGGAGTGGTCAACCGTGTTGGTGCAGGCCGTGCGCGCGCCCGTCGTGGAAACGCCAACCACCGCCATCACTGTCCGCGTGACGTCGGCCGATGAAGCCGACCACTGGGCGAGTATCGCTGCCGGTGGCTGGGGCGAACATGCCGAGGTCGCCGAGTTCGTCCGCGCGCTGGGGCGCGTCAATGCACGCGCACAGGGTACCATATGTTTTATGGCGGAAGAGGACGGCAACGCCATCGCGACCGGGGGCCTGCACATCTACGAGGGCGTTGCCCTCTTTGCCGGCGCCAGTACGCTCCCCCACGCACGGAACCGCGGCGCCCAGCGTGCCCTCCTCGACGCGCGTCTCGCCTACGCCCATGCCGCAGGATGCGACCTCGCCATGATGGGAGCCGCGCCCGGCAGCTCGTCACAAAAGAATGCCCAACGCGCCGGGTTCGCAGTGGCCTATTCGCGGGTGAAGTGGATGAAAGGGCGGGGATAA
- a CDS encoding alpha-amylase family glycosyl hydrolase, giving the protein MTWHAVVSRLWWQSACALSAGVLASASVGAQAPQVEKVEPPNWWANHTINPVRVLIRGQHLSGARVTCPKLACGRVTVNAQGTYAFVDVRIAPTTAPGAYPLTLRTAQGSVQAPFTVSAQLPTLGRFQGFGVDDVVYLLMPDRFANGDSTNDRPAKSPAILDRSKGRYYHGGDLAGVRQKLPYLKQLGITTIWMNPIYDNNDGTDTLEVYDKQPTTGYHGYGATDMYAVDEHLGTMADFKGLVDAAHAQGIKVVLDMVANHTGPYHPWVKNAPTPTWFHGTQAKHPDNTWQTWTLANSYANDSLRRATLDGWFINILPDFNQDDPEVARYIIQNTLWWVGMSGMDGIRQDTWPYVPVAFWRDWMAAIKKQYPSLRVVGEVFDGDPAMIRFFEGTNTTHDGIRTGVDFLFDFPLYYPIRDAFIGGKPIKGIAQMLMRDRLYDRPDALMPFLGLHDVSRFMGEKGATVAGLKLAFTTVLTTRGTPLVYYGDEIAIPGGPDPDNRKDFPGGWTSDALNAFEASGRTPDQQAVWQHVQTLLRTRAAMPDLRRARTEHLVVTDQQFVFRRGRATVALNNDTVAVSVVVPSAMAGRDALGVCGAPVVAGGRSTVQVPAKSSCLFVP; this is encoded by the coding sequence ATGACGTGGCATGCAGTGGTATCGCGGTTGTGGTGGCAATCCGCCTGCGCTCTGAGCGCCGGCGTGCTCGCCAGCGCGAGTGTGGGGGCACAGGCTCCGCAGGTGGAGAAGGTGGAGCCCCCCAACTGGTGGGCCAATCACACCATCAACCCGGTGCGGGTGCTCATTCGCGGCCAGCATCTCTCCGGAGCGCGGGTCACCTGTCCGAAACTGGCGTGCGGACGCGTGACCGTGAATGCCCAGGGCACTTACGCGTTCGTGGATGTCCGGATTGCACCGACTACCGCGCCTGGCGCGTACCCGCTCACGTTGCGGACCGCGCAGGGCAGTGTGCAAGCGCCGTTCACGGTATCAGCGCAGTTGCCGACGCTGGGGCGTTTTCAGGGCTTTGGCGTAGACGATGTGGTGTATCTCCTCATGCCCGACCGGTTTGCCAACGGTGACAGCACCAACGACCGGCCTGCCAAGTCACCGGCCATTCTGGATCGCAGCAAGGGACGCTACTACCATGGCGGCGACCTTGCCGGAGTCCGTCAGAAGCTGCCGTATCTCAAGCAGCTTGGCATTACCACGATCTGGATGAACCCCATCTACGACAACAACGATGGGACGGACACGCTCGAGGTGTACGACAAGCAGCCCACGACTGGGTATCACGGCTACGGTGCCACCGACATGTATGCGGTGGATGAACACCTTGGCACGATGGCCGACTTCAAGGGGCTGGTGGATGCTGCGCATGCGCAGGGCATCAAAGTGGTGCTGGACATGGTGGCCAATCATACCGGTCCGTATCACCCGTGGGTGAAGAACGCACCCACCCCAACGTGGTTCCACGGGACGCAGGCGAAGCATCCCGACAACACGTGGCAGACATGGACCTTGGCCAATAGCTACGCGAACGATTCGCTCCGTCGCGCGACGCTGGATGGCTGGTTCATCAACATTCTCCCCGACTTCAATCAGGATGACCCTGAAGTCGCGCGCTACATCATCCAGAACACGCTGTGGTGGGTGGGGATGAGCGGGATGGATGGCATACGGCAGGACACCTGGCCGTATGTGCCGGTCGCCTTCTGGCGTGACTGGATGGCGGCCATCAAGAAGCAGTATCCGTCGCTGCGTGTGGTCGGCGAAGTGTTTGACGGGGATCCGGCCATGATCCGTTTTTTCGAGGGGACCAACACTACGCACGACGGGATCCGCACCGGTGTGGACTTCCTCTTCGATTTCCCGCTGTACTATCCGATTCGTGACGCCTTCATTGGCGGCAAGCCCATCAAGGGGATTGCCCAGATGCTGATGCGCGACCGCCTCTACGACCGGCCCGATGCGCTCATGCCCTTCCTGGGGCTGCATGACGTCTCGCGCTTCATGGGCGAAAAGGGGGCCACAGTGGCAGGGCTGAAGCTGGCCTTCACGACGGTGCTCACGACGCGTGGCACGCCGCTGGTGTATTACGGCGATGAGATTGCGATTCCCGGCGGCCCCGACCCCGACAATCGCAAGGACTTTCCGGGCGGGTGGACGAGTGATGCCTTGAACGCCTTTGAAGCCAGCGGGCGTACACCTGACCAGCAGGCGGTCTGGCAGCATGTCCAGACGCTGCTGCGCACCCGCGCCGCCATGCCGGATCTGCGCCGCGCGCGCACCGAGCATCTGGTGGTCACGGATCAGCAGTTTGTTTTCCGGCGAGGTCGCGCCACGGTGGCCCTCAACAACGACACGGTAGCGGTGTCCGTCGTGGTGCCGTCCGCCATGGCGGGGCGGGATGCGCTTGGCGTGTGTGGGGCCCCGGTCGTTGCCGGCGGCCGCAGCACAGTGCAGGTACCGGCGAAATCCAGCTGTCTGTTTGTGCCGTGA
- a CDS encoding SusC/RagA family TonB-linked outer membrane protein: MVDSASTGVLANASVQVVGTQVGTYTRNDGGFLLPAVPAGQQRLRIARIGYTAKEVTVTVTANGQAAVEVALSAIASQLTAVVTTGYGQQRKEAITGAVATVKGDDANVGVQPNATGLLTGRVAGVNVIANNGEPGGGAQIRIRGGTSISASNDPLYVIDGVPIQNDQTEASGIGIGGGAALARNPLNMLNPNDIANITVLKDASATAIYGSRGANGVVLIETKRGSAGVSSMEYETFVAASSPSNTLDVLSGSEYRTFVQQQVTAGKLAASALTNLGTSNTDWEKELMRSSSTVNHNLSFSGGTSTTQYRASLNYLDQNGVVVSNGFRRFQGRLNATHAALDGKLRVNFNMTSSKVDNDYLPFENTGGFEGGVFTNMVIFNPTRPITTTTDGVTSFYEIGPGRQSVRNPVAIAEQVADVATTNRTLGNIQATYSLTDYLTASVNVGSDRTSGVRKTYFPRASAVGAEWNGRARQVNRGLSNNTLQSLLTFAPRLSDTQELEVVGGYEYSDFDNGEFGAEGRNYLTDAFSFNNLGGGGTLIAPFSFREQSRLVSFFGKANYSFKDRYFLTGVIRRDGSSRFGEGNKWAVFPAVSVGWKISDEGFMQGKGFSNLRLRAGYGLQGNQAVSPYASLILLEPNNGARYPFGDVVTTGVVPTRNENPNLKWEQTAQYNVAAEFGFKDNKYTGTLEYYRKNTEDLLLTVAVPQPALVPTRLENVGSLHNTGIEFSFDANLIEKKNLTYTTGIVASIERNEVDDLGGQTFIRTSGISGQGQSGNTAQRLIPGQPLGTFWGPEFVNVNAEGKQVFNNYKVTRTNGAVTSRTLDGTTTAPDADDFGIIGNANPAFSLGWRGNLRWNKWDMSYLWRGEFGRDVFNNTALVYSTQSAVLQGRNFLKSALDQKDGITEPAIYSSRWIEDGSFFRLQNVTVGYTFKIPGTRSNTARFYVSGDNLLLFTPYSGYDPEVFVDAGLASRGVDYLVYPRARTFTSGLRVQF, from the coding sequence GTGGTTGATTCCGCGTCGACTGGCGTTCTCGCAAATGCATCGGTCCAGGTTGTCGGGACGCAGGTTGGCACCTACACGCGTAACGACGGCGGCTTCCTGCTGCCCGCCGTGCCCGCTGGCCAGCAGCGCCTCCGCATCGCCCGCATCGGCTACACGGCCAAGGAAGTCACGGTCACCGTGACCGCCAATGGTCAGGCCGCTGTGGAAGTGGCGCTGTCCGCGATCGCCTCCCAACTCACCGCCGTGGTCACCACGGGCTATGGTCAGCAGCGGAAGGAAGCCATCACCGGCGCCGTTGCCACGGTCAAGGGCGACGACGCGAACGTGGGCGTCCAGCCCAACGCGACGGGCCTGCTCACCGGCCGCGTGGCTGGTGTGAACGTCATCGCGAACAACGGTGAACCCGGCGGCGGCGCTCAGATCCGCATCCGTGGCGGCACCTCCATCTCGGCCTCCAACGATCCGCTGTACGTGATCGACGGCGTGCCCATTCAGAACGATCAGACGGAAGCGTCGGGTATCGGCATTGGCGGCGGCGCGGCACTCGCGCGTAACCCGCTCAACATGCTGAACCCGAACGACATCGCCAACATCACGGTCCTCAAGGACGCCTCGGCGACGGCCATCTACGGCTCGCGTGGCGCCAACGGCGTGGTGCTTATCGAGACCAAGCGTGGCTCGGCGGGCGTGTCGTCCATGGAATACGAGACGTTCGTCGCGGCCTCTTCCCCGTCGAACACGCTCGACGTGCTCTCCGGCAGCGAGTATCGCACGTTCGTCCAGCAGCAGGTCACCGCGGGCAAGCTCGCGGCGAGCGCGCTGACGAATCTCGGGACGTCCAACACGGACTGGGAAAAGGAGCTGATGCGGTCGAGCTCCACGGTCAACCACAATCTCTCGTTCTCGGGTGGGACGTCGACGACGCAGTATCGTGCGTCGCTCAACTATCTCGACCAGAACGGCGTCGTGGTCTCCAACGGCTTCCGCCGCTTCCAGGGACGCCTCAACGCGACGCATGCGGCGCTCGACGGCAAGCTGCGCGTCAACTTCAACATGACGTCGTCCAAGGTGGACAACGACTACCTCCCGTTCGAAAACACGGGTGGCTTTGAAGGCGGCGTGTTCACCAACATGGTGATCTTCAACCCGACCCGCCCCATCACGACGACCACGGACGGCGTCACGTCGTTCTACGAAATCGGCCCGGGCCGTCAGTCGGTGCGTAACCCTGTCGCCATTGCCGAACAGGTGGCCGACGTGGCCACCACCAACCGGACGCTCGGCAACATTCAGGCGACGTACAGCCTGACGGACTACCTCACGGCTTCCGTGAACGTGGGCTCCGACCGCACGAGCGGCGTGCGCAAGACGTATTTCCCGCGTGCCAGCGCCGTCGGCGCCGAGTGGAATGGACGTGCCCGTCAGGTGAACCGTGGCCTCAGCAACAACACGCTGCAGTCGCTGCTCACCTTCGCGCCGCGCCTGTCGGACACGCAGGAACTCGAAGTGGTCGGTGGCTACGAATACAGCGACTTCGACAACGGCGAATTCGGTGCGGAAGGCCGTAACTACCTGACCGACGCGTTCAGCTTCAACAACCTCGGTGGTGGCGGCACGCTCATTGCGCCGTTCTCCTTCCGTGAGCAGAGCCGCCTGGTGTCCTTCTTCGGCAAGGCCAACTACAGCTTCAAGGATCGGTACTTCCTCACCGGCGTGATCCGCCGTGACGGTTCGTCGCGCTTCGGTGAAGGCAACAAGTGGGCCGTCTTCCCCGCCGTCTCCGTGGGCTGGAAGATCAGCGACGAAGGCTTCATGCAGGGCAAGGGCTTCTCCAACCTGCGTCTGCGCGCCGGCTACGGCTTGCAGGGTAACCAGGCCGTGTCGCCGTACGCGTCGCTCATCCTGCTGGAGCCGAATAACGGTGCTCGCTATCCGTTCGGTGATGTCGTCACCACGGGTGTCGTGCCCACGCGGAACGAAAACCCGAATCTCAAGTGGGAGCAGACGGCGCAGTACAACGTCGCCGCCGAGTTCGGTTTCAAGGACAACAAGTACACGGGTACCCTCGAGTACTATCGCAAGAACACCGAAGACCTCCTCCTCACGGTCGCGGTGCCGCAGCCGGCCCTCGTGCCGACGCGCCTTGAGAACGTGGGCAGCCTGCACAACACCGGTATCGAATTCAGCTTCGACGCCAACCTGATCGAAAAGAAGAACCTGACGTACACCACCGGCATCGTGGCCTCGATCGAGCGCAACGAAGTGGATGATCTTGGCGGCCAGACGTTCATCCGGACGTCGGGTATCTCCGGTCAGGGTCAGTCCGGCAACACGGCCCAGCGTCTGATTCCGGGCCAGCCCCTTGGCACTTTCTGGGGTCCGGAGTTCGTGAACGTGAACGCCGAAGGCAAGCAGGTGTTCAACAACTACAAGGTCACCCGCACCAACGGCGCGGTCACGAGCCGCACGCTCGATGGCACCACCACGGCGCCGGATGCCGATGACTTCGGCATCATCGGCAACGCCAACCCGGCCTTCAGCCTCGGCTGGCGCGGCAACCTGCGTTGGAACAAGTGGGATATGAGCTACCTGTGGCGCGGTGAGTTCGGCCGTGACGTGTTCAACAACACGGCGCTGGTCTACTCCACGCAGTCCGCCGTCCTGCAGGGGCGCAACTTCCTCAAGAGCGCGCTGGATCAGAAGGACGGCATCACTGAGCCGGCCATCTACTCGTCGCGTTGGATCGAAGACGGTTCGTTCTTCCGTCTCCAGAACGTCACGGTGGGCTACACGTTCAAGATTCCGGGAACGCGTTCGAATACGGCGCGCTTCTACGTCTCGGGCGACAACCTCCTGCTGTTTACGCCGTACAGCGGCTACGATCCTGAAGTGTTCGTTGATGCCGGCCTCGCGTCGCGTGGCGTTGACTATCTCGTTTACCCGCGTGCCCGGACGTTCACGTCGGGACTCCGCGTCCAGTTCTGA